The sequence GCAAATGCCAGATCGGCACGACCTCTGCCCAGATCTTTGAGATTTTTAAACGAACCTGGAGATTCCTGAATATCGAACGTAAATCCAGCATCCTTCAATGTCTCTGCGAATTCTTTTCCTGCTTTATAGTAGAGGCTATCCTTGCGAGCGGTGAGAAATCTTATTGTATCTTTCGCGATCGCGGGTTCGCTGTGAAATGGCTTCCACACCACTATGGCAAATGCCGTAATTACTGCCAGCACTACCAGAAAAAGCTTTCTTCTCATCTTTTACTCCCACACAGATTTAGATTGATTAGATTTGCCCGAGCGCGATCGCTCCTACAACCAGCAGGAGACCTACTAGATAGAATATCCCCACAACTTGAGTTTCCTTCCATCCTGCCAGTTCCAAGTGATTGTGATATGGAGCCATTTTAAACAGGCGCTTGCCGACTCCATTTTCGTCCTTAGTGGCTTTGTAGTAGCCCACTTGAGCCATCACGGTAATTGTTTCCCAGATGAAGATGACACCAACTACAGCTAGCCCCCACAGCATGTTGCCCAGCAGTGCCACCGACGCTAAAGCTCCACCCAAGGCGAGGGAACCCGTATCTCCCATAAATACTTTGGCAGGGTTGCTGTTATGCCACAGAAATCCCAGATAGCTGCCACCCACACAAGCGCAAAACGTACTCAGTTCGGGATGAGATCCCCCCAACAACAGTGCTAAGCCAATTAGAGCGATCGCCCCAGTTCCTGCTGCCAAACCATCCATACCGTCAGTTAAATTGGTGGCATTGCTGCTGCCGAGCAAAACAAACATAGCCAGAGGCCAGAATAGGAACCCCAACGTTAATTTCAGGTTCAGCGGTAAAGCGATCGCATCCACAGAGTGAGTCAATCCCAGCCATACGCAGAAAGCTACAGCGGCGATCGCTAATAGGAGCAGCTTGGTACGCGGTGCAATACCTTTGTTTGACTTTTGCACCAGGATCTGCCAATCATCCAGCCAACCGACTGCTCCAAACGCCAGTGTTAGCAGACCAGCCGCAATTACATCTAGCTTAAATCCCGACCAGATGATGGCGAGAACGACACCTACAGGCACGATAAAAATACCACCCATAGTGGGAGTACCTGTCTTGCTGAGATGACTCTGCGGCCCATCTTCCCGAATGACTTGACCGATTTTGAGTTTCCTGAGAATGGGCAAAATTACATAGCCCGCCACTGCCACCCCTACAAAACCAACGGACATAGGTAGCATTACTGCGATCTTGGCATTGAAGTGCAGAAAAGTATCTGCGCCCAGACACAGACAGATTATGCCAATTACCAATGCCGCAGATACGCCAACGCCTGACAGTTGGGGCAGTCGTTTTGTCATCGCACTTGTATCTGCCATTTATTCGTCGTCGTCATCTAGTGCGATATCGTCATCGTCGTCATCGTCATAACTACCGTCATCTCCAACCATGAGTTCCTGTAGTTCCTCAATATTATCTTCATATTCGTAAGTGTCCGACTCGCGAGCAATCAACCTGCCAGTCGAATTCAGCCAATCGAGTATGGATACCTGTTGTTGAGTAGACACAGTTGGAGCTGGTTTATGTCTTGGTTCTTCACGTAATGAGGGATTATGCATACTTTGAATATTGATAATGGAAGTCTTATTCCCCCAGAGCATCTCTGACGATGATCACCGTGCAATTACTATGGATAGCGATCGCCTCGGGGATATTGCCTTTGATGGCTTGTTGGAATATACCTTCACGGCTGGCACCTAGAATAATAGCATCAGATTTATAAGTTTCAGCTAGAGCCAGCACTGCCTCGGGAATTGTTTTGGCACAAACAGAGCTAGAGACAACACAATCGCCATTCCGGCGACTCAGCTTGCGGCTGAGGAATTGGGTCTCTGCTGTCAAAGCACTAGTATCGTGGTGGTTATCCGCAGGATGAAATACCTGACACACCCTGATTTCGGGCGCGTGGCTGAGGGATATTAAGCCTGGTAATAGCTTCACCGCTTGCTGAGCGTTAGGGCCACCTGCGATCGGTACCAGCCAGCGATCGATTTTGAGTTTGGGGCGATGGCGGTGAAAGGTAACGCCAGGTTGTTCGCTTAATTGTTCGCCAAATTTTGTATGACGATCGCCATGCTCTTGTGGATTGGGATCGTAAGGATTGGTAGGATTGACGGGATTCTCCAGATTCTTATACATATGGCGATGGCGGCGATCGCTCGCGTAGCCTCGATCGTCTAGCTTGACAAAAATAACGCTACAGGCAGCTTGTCGGAGAATTGTATCTACCACATCCCCAAAGATCTTCCCTGGTGTAAACGTACTCCCCTTCCAACCCATCAGCGTAATATCTATATGACGTTCCTTAATTGTTTCCAAAATTGCCTGTGCTGGATCGTGGGCAACTCGAATTTGGGTATGCATCGGGATCTGCCAATTCCGCCCCAGGTGCTGGGCGTGTCCGAGCAGACGACGGCTAGCCACCGTGCTGACTTGAGCTTCGTCGGGAGGGCGATCGCGATTTACACGGATGACATGCAAGCAATCGATTTCGTAGTGCAGGTCGTGGGCGATCGCCGCCGCTATTTGCAGAAGAGATGTGGCGTTTTGGGGATTGTGAATCGGCACGAGTATGCGCCCCTTACCAGTAGCAGGAGCGCGGGTCTGGTAAACCACGTAGGACGGATCGGGCCGGGGACCCATTTCCTGTTTGCCACCACTTAAGCAATCTGATTCGGCGCGAATAATATCGCTGCGGGTGATGATACCAACCAATTTGCGCCCGTTAGTAACGGGCAGACGGCTGAGATTGTAGCGGTTTAAAAGGTAGAGAACGTCAGCCAGCTTGTCTTGGGGGGTAACGGTAATTGGCTGAGCCGTCATGATCTCGCCTACAGTCTTAGCAGAGGAGAGCCTTAAGCGATCGAGATCCTTCAGGTCAGTCTGAGTAATAATGCCAACCAGTTGGCCGTCGGCAACCACGGGAAAGCCACGATGGTTAGAACGGGCAAATGCATCCACTGCCTGCTCCAACACCATATTACTGGTTAAGGTTTCCACTCGTTGCTGCATTACATCCTGCGCGGTCAGATCTGCGAGGGGAGATGCCTCAGAATCAGATTTGGGGAAATGAATGCCGTTCCATTCCAGGAGGCGATCGTAAATGGAGCCGCTATACAAGCGCTCTGCAACGAAGTAAGCGATCGAGGCCACCACCATCAACGGCAACACCAGATCGAAACTCGCGGTCAGTTCAAACACGATTGTCACGGCAGTAATTGGGGTTCTGGCGACGGCACTAAAAAAGGCACTCATGCCAGCCATTGCGTAGGTAATCGGCTCGCCCACGCCAAAACTGCTATTAGCAAAAAAACCGACCAGGTATCCCAGTGAAGACCCCAGTACCAAACTCGGCGCTGATAGCCCCCCTGGTGCACCGGAGCCATAGGCAACCAGCGTGAGAACGAAGTGGGTCGCGAAAGCGATCGCCGTTAATTCCCAACTTGCCCCACCCGTAATTACCAGAGTGCGCAAGCCCGTACTGTCGCGAAAAATATTGGGCAGCAGAGCGATCGCGCCGCCAGAGATCAGACCTGCTAAACCTACGCGCCAAGGGAGGCTGAGCGGCAATCTGCGACGGTTAATCGATAGGCTAGCTAGAATGCCCCGATTAAAAAGGGCACCGAAAATACCAGCCAGGACACCGAGGAGGACATAGAGGGGAATTTCGCGAATGTCAAACCTTACTCTTGACACAGTCAAGGGCACGCTGAACAAGCTATCA comes from Pseudanabaena sp. PCC 6802 and encodes:
- the mraY gene encoding phospho-N-acetylmuramoyl-pentapeptide-transferase, with the translated sequence MADTSAMTKRLPQLSGVGVSAALVIGIICLCLGADTFLHFNAKIAVMLPMSVGFVGVAVAGYVILPILRKLKIGQVIREDGPQSHLSKTGTPTMGGIFIVPVGVVLAIIWSGFKLDVIAAGLLTLAFGAVGWLDDWQILVQKSNKGIAPRTKLLLLAIAAVAFCVWLGLTHSVDAIALPLNLKLTLGFLFWPLAMFVLLGSSNATNLTDGMDGLAAGTGAIALIGLALLLGGSHPELSTFCACVGGSYLGFLWHNSNPAKVFMGDTGSLALGGALASVALLGNMLWGLAVVGVIFIWETITVMAQVGYYKATKDENGVGKRLFKMAPYHNHLELAGWKETQVVGIFYLVGLLLVVGAIALGQI
- a CDS encoding DUF3134 domain-containing protein, whose translation is MHNPSLREEPRHKPAPTVSTQQQVSILDWLNSTGRLIARESDTYEYEDNIEELQELMVGDDGSYDDDDDDDIALDDDDE
- a CDS encoding chloride channel protein; its protein translation is MGFTLLLRQLRQLLQPKRLAVVEACIIGLVAALAAILLKFVVGWLGGWRVQVSHVIPAWIALPGVGLLGGFVAGFLVERVAPETSGSGVPQVKAVLSLVPIGLDLRVALVKLISGTLAIGSGLVLGREGPTIQVGSALAAQLSHWFPTSPDYRRQLIAAGASAGLAAAFNTPITGVLFVVEALLQDVSSFTLGTGILASFIGAVVSQQLGGDSLFSVPLTVSRVRFDIREIPLYVLLGVLAGIFGALFNRGILASLSINRRRLPLSLPWRVGLAGLISGGAIALLPNIFRDSTGLRTLVITGGASWELTAIAFATHFVLTLVAYGSGAPGGLSAPSLVLGSSLGYLVGFFANSSFGVGEPITYAMAGMSAFFSAVARTPITAVTIVFELTASFDLVLPLMVVASIAYFVAERLYSGSIYDRLLEWNGIHFPKSDSEASPLADLTAQDVMQQRVETLTSNMVLEQAVDAFARSNHRGFPVVADGQLVGIITQTDLKDLDRLRLSSAKTVGEIMTAQPITVTPQDKLADVLYLLNRYNLSRLPVTNGRKLVGIITRSDIIRAESDCLSGGKQEMGPRPDPSYVVYQTRAPATGKGRILVPIHNPQNATSLLQIAAAIAHDLHYEIDCLHVIRVNRDRPPDEAQVSTVASRRLLGHAQHLGRNWQIPMHTQIRVAHDPAQAILETIKERHIDITLMGWKGSTFTPGKIFGDVVDTILRQAACSVIFVKLDDRGYASDRRHRHMYKNLENPVNPTNPYDPNPQEHGDRHTKFGEQLSEQPGVTFHRHRPKLKIDRWLVPIAGGPNAQQAVKLLPGLISLSHAPEIRVCQVFHPADNHHDTSALTAETQFLSRKLSRRNGDCVVSSSVCAKTIPEAVLALAETYKSDAIILGASREGIFQQAIKGNIPEAIAIHSNCTVIIVRDALGE